The following coding sequences are from one Oncorhynchus kisutch isolate 150728-3 linkage group LG23, Okis_V2, whole genome shotgun sequence window:
- the LOC109877836 gene encoding alpha-adducin isoform X3, whose amino-acid sequence MNGDSGAGVVTALPPTTAPHKERYFDRVDESSLEYRRERNMAPDLRQDFNMMEQRKRVSMILQSPAFCDELDTMIHDQLKRGKTPTSLLALQQIADFMTTTIPTMYPAAPQGGMAALNMTPQGAMTALNMSLGMVTPVNDLRGSDSISYEKGEKLLRCKLAAFYRLTDLFGWSQLIYNHLTVRVNSDQERFIIVPFGLLYSEVSASSLVKINMQGEIVDRGSTNLGVNQAGFTLHSAIYAARPDVKCIVHVHTPAGAAVSAMKCGLLPISPEALTLGEVAYHDYHGIIIDKEENVLIQKNLGPTSKVLILRNHGLVSVGETVEEAFYYIHNLVTACEIQVRTLASAGGPGNLVMLDPAKYKSRPRCSVHVEGSTHPKWLVGEQEFEAYMRMLDNLGYRTGYPYRCPALRDKAKKFSSDIEIAPSATGYSYAEDSDSGARSPLKHSFQRQQRDKTRWPNSGRPEEAYEEGPDGGSPKSKTKVWTNITHDHVKPLLQSLSSGVCVPSCITNCLWTNEEGMRQAAVANQFVPLNTNPKEVLEMRNKIREQNLKDIKTAGPESQVLCAGSIVDRSFVQGELVTASKAIIEKEYQPRVIINQKGPNPFNKQFDQELEEYRKEVELKQKGPDVQGEGSSTARTELPSPGPGEGGLSPSTSPQKPALKPKPCCVPEKGLDVSETPPTASTATPTTTTSFPSRDTLTQSGDGQESPGTSTGSGPRAYGGDSRPESPHKDFHCAVLKALRTTNTELAALTLLEAPDALLEPEEEVKGQSQTCTPPSTPVRAEEEPQPEHTYKYESDQAPLRQTLPDLTQDDEPSATPAPTLPAKDPTPVPPATTEGEGPADASAAGNQDCEQDGDEYPSKSPSKKKKTFRTPSFLKKNKKKMEEKEQKAKEP is encoded by the exons ATGAACGGTGACTCAGGTGCTGGGGTGGTGACTGCCCTCCCGCCCACCACCGCCCCCCACAAGGAGCGCTACTTTGACCGTGTGGATGAAAGCAGCCTAGAGTACCGGCGTGAGAGAAACATGGCTCCAGACCTCAGACAGGATTTCAACATGATGGAGCAGAGGAAGAGGGTCTCCATGATCCTGCAGAGCCCG GCGTTTTGTGATGAGCTGGATACAATGATCCATGACCAGCTGAAGAGGGGAAAGACCCCCACCAGCCTGTTGGCCCTGCAGCAGATAGCTGATTTCATGACCACCACTATCCCCACCATGTACCCTGCAGCGCCACAGGGAGGCATGGCTGCACTCAACATGA CACCCCAGGGAGCCATGACTGCCCTCAACATGA gtcTGGGTATGGTAACTCCAGTGAATGACCTGCGTGGATCTGACTCTATCTCCTATGAGAAAGGAGAGAAACTGCTTCGTTGTAAGCTAGCTGCCTTCTACCGCCTGACAGACCTCTTTGGCTGGTCCCAGCTCATCTACAACCACTTAACC GTCAGGGTGAATTCAGATCAGGAGAGGTTCATTATTGTCCCTTTTGGGCTTCTGTACAGTGAAGTCTCCGCCTCCAGTCTG GTGAAGATTAATATGCAAGGGGAGATTGTGGACCGGGGGAGCACCAATCTAGGGGTCAACCAGGCTGGCTTCACTCTCCACTCAGCCATCTATGCAGCCCGGCCAGACGTTAAGTGCATTGTGCACGTCCACACACCGGCAGGAGCTGCA GTGTCGGCCATGAAGTGTGGCCTGTTACCCATCTCTCCAGAGGCCCTGACCCTGGGGGAGGTGGCTTACCATGACTATCACGGCATCATCATAGACAAAGAGGAGAACGTCCTCATACAGAAGAACCTGGGGCCAACCAGCAAG GTTCTGATCCTGAGAAACCATGGTTTGGTGTCTGTTGGGGAGACTGTGGAGGAAGCCTTCTACTATATCCACAACCTGGTCACTGCATGTGAGATCCAG gtgcgCACCCTAGCCAGTGCTGGAGGACCTGGTAACCTGGTGATGCTGGACCCTGCTAAGTACAAATCCCGGCCACGGTGCTCTGTGCATGTCGAGGGCTCCACACACCCGAAGTGGCTGGTCGGGGAGCAGGAGTTTGAGGCTTACATGAGGATGCTGGATAACCTG GGTTACAGGACAGGCTACCCTTACAGGTGCCCTGCCCTGCGAGACAAAGCTAAAAAGTTCAGCAGCGACATAGAGATCGCTCCCTCGGCCACGGGCTATTCCTATGCCGAGGACAGTGATTCGGGCGCTCGCTCCCCTCTCAAGCACAGCTTTCAGAGGCAGCAGCGTGACAAGACCCGCTGGCCCAACTCGGGCCGGCCGGAAGAGGCCTACGAGGAAGGGCCCGACGGTGGCAGCCCCAAGTCGAAGACTAAGGTGTGGACGAACATTACACACGATCACGTCAAACCCTTGCTGCAGTCTCTCTCGTCCGGTGTCTGCGTGCCAAGCTGTATTACCAACTGCTTG TGGACGAATGAGGAAGGAATGCGACAGGCTGCAGTAGCCAATCAGTTTGTCCCGCTCAACACAAACCCCAAGGAGGTGCTGGAGATGAGGAACAAG ATCCGAGAGCAGAACCTTAAGGACATCAAGACTGCAGGGCCTGAGTCCCAGGTGCTGTGTGCTGGAAGCATAGTGGACCGCTCCTTTGTCCAG GGAGAGCTGGTGACAGCGTCTAAGGCCATCATAGAGAAGGAGTACCAGCCCAGAGTCATCATCAACCAGAAAGGCCCCAACCCCTTCAACAAGCAGTTCGACCAGGAGCTGGAGGAATACCGCAAGGAGGTGGAACTCAAACAGAAAGGACCCGATG TACAGGGCGAAGGGTCCTCCACAGCCAGGACAGAGCTCCCTTCACCTGGGCCTGGGGAGGGAGGCctgtccccctctacctccccacaGAAGCCTGCACTGAAGCCAAAGCCCTGCTGTGTCCCAGAGAAGGGACTGGATGTTTCAGAGACCCCCCCCACAGCCTCCACggccacccctaccaccaccacctctttcCCCAGCCGAGACACCCTGACACAGTCGGGGGATGGTCAGGAGAGCCCTGGGACGTCCACAGGGTCGGGGCCCAGGGCCTACGGGGGAGATTCCCGCCCGGAGTCTCCTCACAAGGATTTTCACTGTGCCGTGCTGAAGGCTCTCAGAACCACCAACACAGAACTGGCTGCCCTCACCCTCCTTGAGGCTCCAG ATGCGTTACTGGAGCCTGAGGAAGAGGTGAAGGGTCAGAGTCAGACCTGTACGCCCCCCAGCACCCCTGTCAGAGCAGAGGAAG agccccagccGGAGCACACCTATAAGTATGAGAGTGACCAGGCTCCACTGAGACAGACCCTCCCTGACCTGACCCAAGACGACGAACCCTCCGCCACCCCAGCCCCCACCCTCCCCGCCAAAGACCCCACTCCTGTCCCTCCCGCCACCACTGAGGGAGAGGGGCCTGCTGACGCTTCCGCCGCCGGCAACCAAGACTGTGAACAGGACGGTGACGAATATCCCAGCAAATCACCTTCCAAGAAGAAGAAGACGTTCCGCACTCCCTCCTTCCtcaagaaaaacaaaaagaagATGGAAGAAAAGGAACAAAAAGCAAAGGAACCCTAG
- the LOC109877836 gene encoding alpha-adducin isoform X8 has product MNGDSGAGVVTALPPTTAPHKERYFDRVDESSLEYRRERNMAPDLRQDFNMMEQRKRVSMILQSPAFCDELDTMIHDQLKRGKTPTSLLALQQIADFMTTTIPTMYPAAPQGGMAALNMSLGMVTPVNDLRGSDSISYEKGEKLLRCKLAAFYRLTDLFGWSQLIYNHLTVRVNSDQERFIIVPFGLLYSEVSASSLVKINMQGEIVDRGSTNLGVNQAGFTLHSAIYAARPDVKCIVHVHTPAGAAVSAMKCGLLPISPEALTLGEVAYHDYHGIIIDKEENVLIQKNLGPTSKVLILRNHGLVSVGETVEEAFYYIHNLVTACEIQVRTLASAGGPGNLVMLDPAKYKSRPRCSVHVEGSTHPKWLVGEQEFEAYMRMLDNLGYRTGYPYRCPALRDKAKKFSSDIEIAPSATGYSYAEDSDSGARSPLKHSFQRQQRDKTRWPNSGRPEEAYEEGPDGGSPKSKTKWTNEEGMRQAAVANQFVPLNTNPKEVLEMRNKIREQNLKDIKTAGPESQVLCAGSIVDRSFVQGELVTASKAIIEKEYQPRVIINQKGPNPFNKQFDQELEEYRKEVELKQKGPDVQGEGSSTARTELPSPGPGEGGLSPSTSPQKPALKPKPCCVPEKGLDVSETPPTASTATPTTTTSFPSRDTLTQSGDGQESPGTSTGSGPRAYGGDSRPESPHKDFHCAVLKALRTTNTELAALTLLEAPDALLEPEEEVKGQSQTCTPPSTPVRAEEEPQPEHTYKYESDQAPLRQTLPDLTQDDEPSATPAPTLPAKDPTPVPPATTEGEGPADASAAGNQDCEQDGDEYPSKSPSKKKKTFRTPSFLKKNKKKMEEKEQKAKEP; this is encoded by the exons ATGAACGGTGACTCAGGTGCTGGGGTGGTGACTGCCCTCCCGCCCACCACCGCCCCCCACAAGGAGCGCTACTTTGACCGTGTGGATGAAAGCAGCCTAGAGTACCGGCGTGAGAGAAACATGGCTCCAGACCTCAGACAGGATTTCAACATGATGGAGCAGAGGAAGAGGGTCTCCATGATCCTGCAGAGCCCG GCGTTTTGTGATGAGCTGGATACAATGATCCATGACCAGCTGAAGAGGGGAAAGACCCCCACCAGCCTGTTGGCCCTGCAGCAGATAGCTGATTTCATGACCACCACTATCCCCACCATGTACCCTGCAGCGCCACAGGGAGGCATGGCTGCACTCAACATGA gtcTGGGTATGGTAACTCCAGTGAATGACCTGCGTGGATCTGACTCTATCTCCTATGAGAAAGGAGAGAAACTGCTTCGTTGTAAGCTAGCTGCCTTCTACCGCCTGACAGACCTCTTTGGCTGGTCCCAGCTCATCTACAACCACTTAACC GTCAGGGTGAATTCAGATCAGGAGAGGTTCATTATTGTCCCTTTTGGGCTTCTGTACAGTGAAGTCTCCGCCTCCAGTCTG GTGAAGATTAATATGCAAGGGGAGATTGTGGACCGGGGGAGCACCAATCTAGGGGTCAACCAGGCTGGCTTCACTCTCCACTCAGCCATCTATGCAGCCCGGCCAGACGTTAAGTGCATTGTGCACGTCCACACACCGGCAGGAGCTGCA GTGTCGGCCATGAAGTGTGGCCTGTTACCCATCTCTCCAGAGGCCCTGACCCTGGGGGAGGTGGCTTACCATGACTATCACGGCATCATCATAGACAAAGAGGAGAACGTCCTCATACAGAAGAACCTGGGGCCAACCAGCAAG GTTCTGATCCTGAGAAACCATGGTTTGGTGTCTGTTGGGGAGACTGTGGAGGAAGCCTTCTACTATATCCACAACCTGGTCACTGCATGTGAGATCCAG gtgcgCACCCTAGCCAGTGCTGGAGGACCTGGTAACCTGGTGATGCTGGACCCTGCTAAGTACAAATCCCGGCCACGGTGCTCTGTGCATGTCGAGGGCTCCACACACCCGAAGTGGCTGGTCGGGGAGCAGGAGTTTGAGGCTTACATGAGGATGCTGGATAACCTG GGTTACAGGACAGGCTACCCTTACAGGTGCCCTGCCCTGCGAGACAAAGCTAAAAAGTTCAGCAGCGACATAGAGATCGCTCCCTCGGCCACGGGCTATTCCTATGCCGAGGACAGTGATTCGGGCGCTCGCTCCCCTCTCAAGCACAGCTTTCAGAGGCAGCAGCGTGACAAGACCCGCTGGCCCAACTCGGGCCGGCCGGAAGAGGCCTACGAGGAAGGGCCCGACGGTGGCAGCCCCAAGTCGAAGACTAAG TGGACGAATGAGGAAGGAATGCGACAGGCTGCAGTAGCCAATCAGTTTGTCCCGCTCAACACAAACCCCAAGGAGGTGCTGGAGATGAGGAACAAG ATCCGAGAGCAGAACCTTAAGGACATCAAGACTGCAGGGCCTGAGTCCCAGGTGCTGTGTGCTGGAAGCATAGTGGACCGCTCCTTTGTCCAG GGAGAGCTGGTGACAGCGTCTAAGGCCATCATAGAGAAGGAGTACCAGCCCAGAGTCATCATCAACCAGAAAGGCCCCAACCCCTTCAACAAGCAGTTCGACCAGGAGCTGGAGGAATACCGCAAGGAGGTGGAACTCAAACAGAAAGGACCCGATG TACAGGGCGAAGGGTCCTCCACAGCCAGGACAGAGCTCCCTTCACCTGGGCCTGGGGAGGGAGGCctgtccccctctacctccccacaGAAGCCTGCACTGAAGCCAAAGCCCTGCTGTGTCCCAGAGAAGGGACTGGATGTTTCAGAGACCCCCCCCACAGCCTCCACggccacccctaccaccaccacctctttcCCCAGCCGAGACACCCTGACACAGTCGGGGGATGGTCAGGAGAGCCCTGGGACGTCCACAGGGTCGGGGCCCAGGGCCTACGGGGGAGATTCCCGCCCGGAGTCTCCTCACAAGGATTTTCACTGTGCCGTGCTGAAGGCTCTCAGAACCACCAACACAGAACTGGCTGCCCTCACCCTCCTTGAGGCTCCAG ATGCGTTACTGGAGCCTGAGGAAGAGGTGAAGGGTCAGAGTCAGACCTGTACGCCCCCCAGCACCCCTGTCAGAGCAGAGGAAG agccccagccGGAGCACACCTATAAGTATGAGAGTGACCAGGCTCCACTGAGACAGACCCTCCCTGACCTGACCCAAGACGACGAACCCTCCGCCACCCCAGCCCCCACCCTCCCCGCCAAAGACCCCACTCCTGTCCCTCCCGCCACCACTGAGGGAGAGGGGCCTGCTGACGCTTCCGCCGCCGGCAACCAAGACTGTGAACAGGACGGTGACGAATATCCCAGCAAATCACCTTCCAAGAAGAAGAAGACGTTCCGCACTCCCTCCTTCCtcaagaaaaacaaaaagaagATGGAAGAAAAGGAACAAAAAGCAAAGGAACCCTAG
- the LOC109877836 gene encoding alpha-adducin isoform X6, whose translation MNGDSGAGVVTALPPTTAPHKERYFDRVDESSLEYRRERNMAPDLRQDFNMMEQRKRVSMILQSPAFCDELDTMIHDQLKRGKTPTSLLALQQIADFMTTTIPTMYPAAPQGGMAALNMSLGMVTPVNDLRGSDSISYEKGEKLLRCKLAAFYRLTDLFGWSQLIYNHLTVRVNSDQERFIIVPFGLLYSEVSASSLVKINMQGEIVDRGSTNLGVNQAGFTLHSAIYAARPDVKCIVHVHTPAGAAVSAMKCGLLPISPEALTLGEVAYHDYHGIIIDKEENVLIQKNLGPTSKVLILRNHGLVSVGETVEEAFYYIHNLVTACEIQVRTLASAGGPGNLVMLDPAKYKSRPRCSVHVEGSTHPKWLVGEQEFEAYMRMLDNLGYRTGYPYRCPALRDKAKKFSSDIEIAPSATGYSYAEDSDSGARSPLKHSFQRQQRDKTRWPNSGRPEEAYEEGPDGGSPKSKTKWTNEEGMRQAAVANQFVPLNTNPKEVLEMRNKIREQNLKDIKTAGPESQVLCAGSIVDRSFVQDAPLSDCTDTIASLDLSEANSPAKSFRKGELVTASKAIIEKEYQPRVIINQKGPNPFNKQFDQELEEYRKEVELKQKGPDVQGEGSSTARTELPSPGPGEGGLSPSTSPQKPALKPKPCCVPEKGLDVSETPPTASTATPTTTTSFPSRDTLTQSGDGQESPGTSTGSGPRAYGGDSRPESPHKDFHCAVLKALRTTNTELAALTLLEAPDALLEPEEEVKGQSQTCTPPSTPVRAEEEPQPEHTYKYESDQAPLRQTLPDLTQDDEPSATPAPTLPAKDPTPVPPATTEGEGPADASAAGNQDCEQDGDEYPSKSPSKKKKTFRTPSFLKKNKKKMEEKEQKAKEP comes from the exons ATGAACGGTGACTCAGGTGCTGGGGTGGTGACTGCCCTCCCGCCCACCACCGCCCCCCACAAGGAGCGCTACTTTGACCGTGTGGATGAAAGCAGCCTAGAGTACCGGCGTGAGAGAAACATGGCTCCAGACCTCAGACAGGATTTCAACATGATGGAGCAGAGGAAGAGGGTCTCCATGATCCTGCAGAGCCCG GCGTTTTGTGATGAGCTGGATACAATGATCCATGACCAGCTGAAGAGGGGAAAGACCCCCACCAGCCTGTTGGCCCTGCAGCAGATAGCTGATTTCATGACCACCACTATCCCCACCATGTACCCTGCAGCGCCACAGGGAGGCATGGCTGCACTCAACATGA gtcTGGGTATGGTAACTCCAGTGAATGACCTGCGTGGATCTGACTCTATCTCCTATGAGAAAGGAGAGAAACTGCTTCGTTGTAAGCTAGCTGCCTTCTACCGCCTGACAGACCTCTTTGGCTGGTCCCAGCTCATCTACAACCACTTAACC GTCAGGGTGAATTCAGATCAGGAGAGGTTCATTATTGTCCCTTTTGGGCTTCTGTACAGTGAAGTCTCCGCCTCCAGTCTG GTGAAGATTAATATGCAAGGGGAGATTGTGGACCGGGGGAGCACCAATCTAGGGGTCAACCAGGCTGGCTTCACTCTCCACTCAGCCATCTATGCAGCCCGGCCAGACGTTAAGTGCATTGTGCACGTCCACACACCGGCAGGAGCTGCA GTGTCGGCCATGAAGTGTGGCCTGTTACCCATCTCTCCAGAGGCCCTGACCCTGGGGGAGGTGGCTTACCATGACTATCACGGCATCATCATAGACAAAGAGGAGAACGTCCTCATACAGAAGAACCTGGGGCCAACCAGCAAG GTTCTGATCCTGAGAAACCATGGTTTGGTGTCTGTTGGGGAGACTGTGGAGGAAGCCTTCTACTATATCCACAACCTGGTCACTGCATGTGAGATCCAG gtgcgCACCCTAGCCAGTGCTGGAGGACCTGGTAACCTGGTGATGCTGGACCCTGCTAAGTACAAATCCCGGCCACGGTGCTCTGTGCATGTCGAGGGCTCCACACACCCGAAGTGGCTGGTCGGGGAGCAGGAGTTTGAGGCTTACATGAGGATGCTGGATAACCTG GGTTACAGGACAGGCTACCCTTACAGGTGCCCTGCCCTGCGAGACAAAGCTAAAAAGTTCAGCAGCGACATAGAGATCGCTCCCTCGGCCACGGGCTATTCCTATGCCGAGGACAGTGATTCGGGCGCTCGCTCCCCTCTCAAGCACAGCTTTCAGAGGCAGCAGCGTGACAAGACCCGCTGGCCCAACTCGGGCCGGCCGGAAGAGGCCTACGAGGAAGGGCCCGACGGTGGCAGCCCCAAGTCGAAGACTAAG TGGACGAATGAGGAAGGAATGCGACAGGCTGCAGTAGCCAATCAGTTTGTCCCGCTCAACACAAACCCCAAGGAGGTGCTGGAGATGAGGAACAAG ATCCGAGAGCAGAACCTTAAGGACATCAAGACTGCAGGGCCTGAGTCCCAGGTGCTGTGTGCTGGAAGCATAGTGGACCGCTCCTTTGTCCAG GACGCCCCTCTGTCTGACTGTACGGACACTATTGCCAGCCTCGATCTGTCAGAGGCCAATAGTCCTGCTAAGTCTTTTAGAAAG GGAGAGCTGGTGACAGCGTCTAAGGCCATCATAGAGAAGGAGTACCAGCCCAGAGTCATCATCAACCAGAAAGGCCCCAACCCCTTCAACAAGCAGTTCGACCAGGAGCTGGAGGAATACCGCAAGGAGGTGGAACTCAAACAGAAAGGACCCGATG TACAGGGCGAAGGGTCCTCCACAGCCAGGACAGAGCTCCCTTCACCTGGGCCTGGGGAGGGAGGCctgtccccctctacctccccacaGAAGCCTGCACTGAAGCCAAAGCCCTGCTGTGTCCCAGAGAAGGGACTGGATGTTTCAGAGACCCCCCCCACAGCCTCCACggccacccctaccaccaccacctctttcCCCAGCCGAGACACCCTGACACAGTCGGGGGATGGTCAGGAGAGCCCTGGGACGTCCACAGGGTCGGGGCCCAGGGCCTACGGGGGAGATTCCCGCCCGGAGTCTCCTCACAAGGATTTTCACTGTGCCGTGCTGAAGGCTCTCAGAACCACCAACACAGAACTGGCTGCCCTCACCCTCCTTGAGGCTCCAG ATGCGTTACTGGAGCCTGAGGAAGAGGTGAAGGGTCAGAGTCAGACCTGTACGCCCCCCAGCACCCCTGTCAGAGCAGAGGAAG agccccagccGGAGCACACCTATAAGTATGAGAGTGACCAGGCTCCACTGAGACAGACCCTCCCTGACCTGACCCAAGACGACGAACCCTCCGCCACCCCAGCCCCCACCCTCCCCGCCAAAGACCCCACTCCTGTCCCTCCCGCCACCACTGAGGGAGAGGGGCCTGCTGACGCTTCCGCCGCCGGCAACCAAGACTGTGAACAGGACGGTGACGAATATCCCAGCAAATCACCTTCCAAGAAGAAGAAGACGTTCCGCACTCCCTCCTTCCtcaagaaaaacaaaaagaagATGGAAGAAAAGGAACAAAAAGCAAAGGAACCCTAG
- the LOC109877836 gene encoding alpha-adducin isoform X10: MNGDSGAGVVTALPPTTAPHKERYFDRVDESSLEYRRERNMAPDLRQDFNMMEQRKRVSMILQSPAFCDELDTMIHDQLKRGKTPTSLLALQQIADFMTTTIPTMYPAAPQGGMAALNMTPQGAMTALNMSLGMVTPVNDLRGSDSISYEKGEKLLRCKLAAFYRLTDLFGWSQLIYNHLTVRVNSDQERFIIVPFGLLYSEVSASSLVKINMQGEIVDRGSTNLGVNQAGFTLHSAIYAARPDVKCIVHVHTPAGAAVSAMKCGLLPISPEALTLGEVAYHDYHGIIIDKEENVLIQKNLGPTSKVLILRNHGLVSVGETVEEAFYYIHNLVTACEIQVRTLASAGGPGNLVMLDPAKYKSRPRCSVHVEGSTHPKWLVGEQEFEAYMRMLDNLGYRTGYPYRCPALRDKAKKFSSDIEIAPSATGYSYAEDSDSGARSPLKHSFQRQQRDKTRWPNSGRPEEAYEEGPDGGSPKSKTKVWTNITHDHVKPLLQSLSSGVCVPSCITNCLWTNEEGMRQAAVANQFVPLNTNPKEVLEMRNKIREQNLKDIKTAGPESQVLCAGSIVDRSFVQDAPLSDCTDTIASLDLSEANSPAKSFRKGELVTASKAIIEKEYQPRVIINQKGPNPFNKQFDQELEEYRKEVELKQKGPDVQGEGSSTARTELPSPGPGEGGLSPSTSPQKPALKPKPCCVPEKGLDVSETPPTASTATPTTTTSFPSRDTLTQSGDGQESPGTSTGSGPRAYGGDSRPESPHKDFHCAVLKALRTTNTELAALTLLEAPDALLEPEEEVKGQSQTCTPPSTPVRAEEGDGNAREYLLP, translated from the exons ATGAACGGTGACTCAGGTGCTGGGGTGGTGACTGCCCTCCCGCCCACCACCGCCCCCCACAAGGAGCGCTACTTTGACCGTGTGGATGAAAGCAGCCTAGAGTACCGGCGTGAGAGAAACATGGCTCCAGACCTCAGACAGGATTTCAACATGATGGAGCAGAGGAAGAGGGTCTCCATGATCCTGCAGAGCCCG GCGTTTTGTGATGAGCTGGATACAATGATCCATGACCAGCTGAAGAGGGGAAAGACCCCCACCAGCCTGTTGGCCCTGCAGCAGATAGCTGATTTCATGACCACCACTATCCCCACCATGTACCCTGCAGCGCCACAGGGAGGCATGGCTGCACTCAACATGA CACCCCAGGGAGCCATGACTGCCCTCAACATGA gtcTGGGTATGGTAACTCCAGTGAATGACCTGCGTGGATCTGACTCTATCTCCTATGAGAAAGGAGAGAAACTGCTTCGTTGTAAGCTAGCTGCCTTCTACCGCCTGACAGACCTCTTTGGCTGGTCCCAGCTCATCTACAACCACTTAACC GTCAGGGTGAATTCAGATCAGGAGAGGTTCATTATTGTCCCTTTTGGGCTTCTGTACAGTGAAGTCTCCGCCTCCAGTCTG GTGAAGATTAATATGCAAGGGGAGATTGTGGACCGGGGGAGCACCAATCTAGGGGTCAACCAGGCTGGCTTCACTCTCCACTCAGCCATCTATGCAGCCCGGCCAGACGTTAAGTGCATTGTGCACGTCCACACACCGGCAGGAGCTGCA GTGTCGGCCATGAAGTGTGGCCTGTTACCCATCTCTCCAGAGGCCCTGACCCTGGGGGAGGTGGCTTACCATGACTATCACGGCATCATCATAGACAAAGAGGAGAACGTCCTCATACAGAAGAACCTGGGGCCAACCAGCAAG GTTCTGATCCTGAGAAACCATGGTTTGGTGTCTGTTGGGGAGACTGTGGAGGAAGCCTTCTACTATATCCACAACCTGGTCACTGCATGTGAGATCCAG gtgcgCACCCTAGCCAGTGCTGGAGGACCTGGTAACCTGGTGATGCTGGACCCTGCTAAGTACAAATCCCGGCCACGGTGCTCTGTGCATGTCGAGGGCTCCACACACCCGAAGTGGCTGGTCGGGGAGCAGGAGTTTGAGGCTTACATGAGGATGCTGGATAACCTG GGTTACAGGACAGGCTACCCTTACAGGTGCCCTGCCCTGCGAGACAAAGCTAAAAAGTTCAGCAGCGACATAGAGATCGCTCCCTCGGCCACGGGCTATTCCTATGCCGAGGACAGTGATTCGGGCGCTCGCTCCCCTCTCAAGCACAGCTTTCAGAGGCAGCAGCGTGACAAGACCCGCTGGCCCAACTCGGGCCGGCCGGAAGAGGCCTACGAGGAAGGGCCCGACGGTGGCAGCCCCAAGTCGAAGACTAAGGTGTGGACGAACATTACACACGATCACGTCAAACCCTTGCTGCAGTCTCTCTCGTCCGGTGTCTGCGTGCCAAGCTGTATTACCAACTGCTTG TGGACGAATGAGGAAGGAATGCGACAGGCTGCAGTAGCCAATCAGTTTGTCCCGCTCAACACAAACCCCAAGGAGGTGCTGGAGATGAGGAACAAG ATCCGAGAGCAGAACCTTAAGGACATCAAGACTGCAGGGCCTGAGTCCCAGGTGCTGTGTGCTGGAAGCATAGTGGACCGCTCCTTTGTCCAG GACGCCCCTCTGTCTGACTGTACGGACACTATTGCCAGCCTCGATCTGTCAGAGGCCAATAGTCCTGCTAAGTCTTTTAGAAAG GGAGAGCTGGTGACAGCGTCTAAGGCCATCATAGAGAAGGAGTACCAGCCCAGAGTCATCATCAACCAGAAAGGCCCCAACCCCTTCAACAAGCAGTTCGACCAGGAGCTGGAGGAATACCGCAAGGAGGTGGAACTCAAACAGAAAGGACCCGATG TACAGGGCGAAGGGTCCTCCACAGCCAGGACAGAGCTCCCTTCACCTGGGCCTGGGGAGGGAGGCctgtccccctctacctccccacaGAAGCCTGCACTGAAGCCAAAGCCCTGCTGTGTCCCAGAGAAGGGACTGGATGTTTCAGAGACCCCCCCCACAGCCTCCACggccacccctaccaccaccacctctttcCCCAGCCGAGACACCCTGACACAGTCGGGGGATGGTCAGGAGAGCCCTGGGACGTCCACAGGGTCGGGGCCCAGGGCCTACGGGGGAGATTCCCGCCCGGAGTCTCCTCACAAGGATTTTCACTGTGCCGTGCTGAAGGCTCTCAGAACCACCAACACAGAACTGGCTGCCCTCACCCTCCTTGAGGCTCCAG ATGCGTTACTGGAGCCTGAGGAAGAGGTGAAGGGTCAGAGTCAGACCTGTACGCCCCCCAGCACCCCTGTCAGAGCAGAGGAAG GAGATGGAAATGCTAGAGAGTACCTGTTGCCATA a